The following are encoded together in the Thermococcus sibiricus MM 739 genome:
- a CDS encoding sodium:solute symporter family protein: MVVAFILGGASWGATYGLGGIWYGFACGLGLLLLGLTLAKPMRALALYTVPDVLEMRYKSKAIRLLAAMLSLLALVGILGAQVWAASAVFEAIGLPGTAGAVFATLIFIAYTAFSGLWAVALTDFIQIILGSIGVLVAVVLGLNKVGGFEGLRTSLSAIPNLPQAGGEYFNFMSLGISLFALTLAATVMYTLIGQDFYQRLFASNDEKTARKGAIYSGVLLMVLSFLPALAGMLALTLSSDPQAIIDSPKTAVPKLIITVFGSGVGAIFVAAILAAVMSTADSLLSAATSHVVKDLYQSFIEPEAEDKKLLNLSIGTTVAIGVLALVAALTIQGIIELLIYSYDIYTSGVFVPLLLGIYWKRATKEGALLGMIAGSLVAVVGITGLVSFSYWEYIYVSGALVSAVVMVLVSLLTSPEPIDKELQKVFELS; encoded by the coding sequence ATGGTGGTGGCTTTCATCTTGGGAGGAGCTAGCTGGGGAGCCACCTATGGATTAGGAGGAATCTGGTACGGTTTTGCCTGTGGTCTGGGGCTTCTTCTCTTGGGTCTGACTCTTGCAAAGCCCATGCGCGCTTTAGCATTATACACAGTCCCAGATGTTTTGGAGATGCGTTACAAGAGTAAGGCAATAAGACTTCTAGCTGCAATGCTTTCGCTTCTGGCCCTTGTAGGTATACTTGGGGCGCAAGTATGGGCAGCATCAGCAGTCTTTGAAGCTATAGGCCTTCCTGGAACTGCAGGAGCGGTATTTGCCACGCTTATCTTCATAGCCTACACGGCCTTTTCTGGATTGTGGGCAGTAGCTTTGACGGACTTTATCCAGATAATACTTGGAAGCATTGGTGTTTTAGTTGCAGTAGTTCTCGGTTTGAATAAGGTGGGGGGCTTTGAAGGGCTTAGAACAAGCCTTTCAGCGATTCCAAACCTACCACAGGCAGGTGGAGAGTATTTCAACTTCATGTCTTTGGGCATTTCCCTATTTGCTCTAACGTTAGCAGCAACAGTAATGTACACTTTGATAGGCCAAGATTTCTACCAGAGGCTTTTTGCATCAAATGATGAGAAAACGGCCAGAAAAGGTGCGATTTACAGTGGGGTACTGCTTATGGTACTATCTTTCCTCCCAGCCCTTGCGGGAATGCTTGCATTAACCCTTTCTAGCGATCCACAGGCGATAATCGATTCACCAAAGACTGCAGTACCAAAATTGATAATCACAGTATTTGGAAGTGGTGTTGGAGCGATATTCGTGGCCGCAATCCTTGCGGCGGTAATGAGCACGGCCGATTCACTTTTATCAGCGGCAACTTCTCACGTGGTTAAGGACTTATACCAGAGCTTCATAGAACCTGAAGCAGAGGATAAAAAGTTACTGAATCTCTCAATAGGAACCACAGTAGCTATAGGGGTTTTAGCACTTGTAGCAGCACTTACTATTCAGGGGATAATTGAACTTCTCATATATTCCTACGACATCTATACTTCGGGGGTCTTTGTACCACTGTTGCTTGGAATCTACTGGAAGAGGGCCACAAAAGAGGGTGCTTTGCTGGGAATGATAGCGGGCTCATTGGTTGCTGTTGTAGGGATAACAGGGTTAGTGAGCTTCAGCTACTGGGAATACATATACGTAAGTGGAGCTCTTGTTTCGGCAGTGGTTATGGTGCTTGTTAGCCTTTTAACATCACCAGAGCCTATTGATAAAGAGCTTCAAAAGGTGTTTGAGCTCTCTTGA
- a CDS encoding DUF257 family protein — protein MNESKRDLTLDSILLGIKPGETVLVEYTPISSPEILLYLMITKCMKRGVPVIIDDIADTFSEYITRLKILGVPTEDLLNAPVIKIGGDKNVGKVLGNVEIRRYSLDFVAYSEVYEKVAPKEIVCNPVLGIHKLFVSLDLQDARGLVRNIASFVGNETRFAVYFINREILKEKSLEILGLLEEISTSVFRWELHKEVYKLSVIKSPNPDILGSEFSFSAADLSKLIKR, from the coding sequence ATGAATGAAAGTAAGAGAGATCTAACACTTGACTCAATATTGCTTGGAATCAAGCCGGGGGAAACTGTACTGGTTGAATACACTCCCATATCATCTCCTGAAATCCTATTGTATCTTATGATAACTAAGTGCATGAAAAGAGGTGTTCCGGTTATAATTGATGATATCGCCGATACTTTTTCAGAGTATATCACAAGGCTTAAAATTTTGGGAGTTCCAACTGAGGATCTCTTAAACGCTCCAGTTATAAAAATCGGTGGAGATAAAAATGTTGGGAAAGTTCTAGGAAACGTTGAAATTAGAAGGTACTCTTTAGACTTTGTTGCGTATAGTGAAGTTTACGAGAAGGTCGCTCCAAAGGAGATTGTTTGTAATCCGGTTTTGGGGATCCACAAACTTTTTGTATCCCTTGATCTGCAGGATGCCAGAGGGCTTGTTCGCAATATTGCAAGCTTTGTGGGGAATGAAACTCGTTTTGCGGTGTACTTTATAAATCGGGAAATACTAAAAGAAAAATCGTTAGAAATCCTCGGTCTTCTTGAAGAGATCTCCACAAGCGTGTTTAGGTGGGAACTCCATAAGGAGGTTTACAAGCTAAGCGTCATCAAATCTCCCAATCCTGATATCTTAGGATCAGAGTTTTCTTTCTCAGCTGCAGATCTCTCTAAACTTATAAAGCGATAA
- the eno gene encoding phosphopyruvate hydratase has translation MENPFEITGIFAREILDSRGNPTIEVDVYTPVAMGRAAVPSGASTGIHEALELRDGGKRYHGKGVKRAVENVNKIIAPELLGMDVTLQRDIDMFMLELDGSENKSNLGANAILGVSLAVAKAAANALEIPLYRYLGGANAYVLPVPMSNVINGGAHAGNDLDFQEFMIMPVGAKSFREAIQMVSETYHTLKKILIEKYGKLAVNVGDEGGFAPPMKEVTEPLDALVKAIEETGYKVGDEIAFALDVASSEFYEEEKNVYIVGGKEYTREGLIDLYKDLVSTYPIVSIEDPVQEEDFEGFAMVTKELGKKIQLVGDDIFVTNVKRLKKGIEMGAGNALLLKVNQIGTLSEAIDAAYLAFRAGYGVVVSHRSGETEGSTIADIAVALNAGQIKTGAPARSDRNAKYNQLLRIEEELEGVAYYPGKKFRNPLL, from the coding sequence ATGGAAAATCCCTTTGAAATTACCGGAATCTTTGCAAGGGAAATCTTGGATTCGAGGGGAAACCCAACAATTGAGGTTGATGTATACACTCCTGTCGCAATGGGGAGAGCAGCTGTTCCAAGTGGGGCTTCAACAGGAATTCACGAGGCCTTGGAGCTTAGAGACGGTGGAAAGAGATACCATGGAAAAGGCGTTAAGAGGGCCGTTGAGAACGTCAACAAGATAATTGCCCCGGAGCTTCTTGGTATGGATGTCACACTCCAGAGGGACATTGATATGTTCATGCTTGAGCTTGATGGCAGTGAAAACAAGAGCAATCTTGGTGCAAACGCTATTCTCGGAGTTTCATTAGCAGTTGCAAAAGCAGCAGCAAATGCTCTTGAAATACCACTTTACCGCTACTTGGGCGGGGCAAACGCTTACGTTTTGCCTGTTCCAATGAGCAACGTTATCAACGGTGGAGCCCATGCAGGCAACGATTTAGACTTCCAAGAGTTCATGATCATGCCGGTTGGTGCAAAGAGCTTTAGGGAAGCAATTCAGATGGTAAGCGAGACCTACCACACCCTAAAGAAGATTCTCATTGAGAAGTACGGCAAGTTAGCGGTCAACGTTGGTGACGAAGGCGGTTTTGCTCCCCCGATGAAAGAGGTCACTGAGCCTTTGGATGCTCTTGTGAAGGCAATTGAAGAGACCGGCTACAAGGTTGGAGATGAAATAGCATTCGCCCTTGATGTCGCTTCAAGCGAGTTCTATGAAGAAGAAAAGAATGTGTACATTGTTGGGGGCAAGGAATATACAAGAGAGGGGCTCATCGACCTTTACAAAGATCTTGTTTCAACATACCCAATAGTTTCTATTGAGGATCCAGTTCAGGAGGAAGACTTTGAGGGCTTTGCAATGGTTACAAAGGAGCTTGGAAAGAAGATTCAGCTTGTTGGCGATGACATCTTTGTTACAAACGTGAAGAGACTTAAGAAGGGCATTGAAATGGGGGCTGGAAATGCACTTCTCCTCAAGGTAAATCAGATCGGAACTTTAAGTGAAGCAATAGACGCTGCTTATCTGGCCTTTAGAGCAGGCTATGGAGTTGTTGTTTCTCACCGCTCAGGTGAAACGGAAGGTTCAACAATTGCCGACATAGCTGTTGCATTAAATGCTGGCCAGATCAAGACGGGAGCACCAGCAAGAAGCGATAGAAATGCTAAATATAACCAGCTCCTAAGAATTGAAGAGGAACTTGAGGGCGTGGCATACTATCCGGGTAAGAAGTTTAGAAATCCACTACTTTGA
- a CDS encoding AAA family ATPase, translated as MLTKMLIKNYKSIKKAELEFSKINVLVGPNGSGKHLFWNVPRF; from the coding sequence ATGCTTACAAAAATGCTTATTAAGAATTATAAATCAATCAAAAAAGCAGAGCTGGAGTTCTCGAAAATTAATGTTCTCGTAGGCCCAAATGGAAGTGGAAAACATCTATTTTGGAATGTGCCGAGGTTCTGA
- a CDS encoding AAA family ATPase — protein MANTSAVDTSNSHAIFYYACYRSEFQENIRIIREFYTKYGLQNLRWVPTETQGQYEIIATTPGGVDINLTDAGAGLNALFPIVTALAFYPKGSTIFIEHPEMHLHPKLQYELAEFFLMVSKKREYQLIIETHSEHLLYGLLNAVASRRLSPEELVIYSSQKEQEESVFNRLIVHEDGSVEGDLQDFFEADIDVFLDWLKA, from the coding sequence TTGGCAAATACATCCGCTGTTGATACATCAAATTCTCATGCAATTTTTTATTATGCTTGTTATCGTTCAGAATTCCAGGAAAATATTAGAATCATTCGTGAGTTTTATACAAAATATGGTCTCCAAAATCTCAGATGGGTGCCAACAGAAACACAAGGCCAGTACGAAATTATTGCAACGACTCCGGGAGGAGTTGACATAAATCTCACAGATGCAGGTGCAGGATTAAATGCGCTTTTCCCAATAGTAACAGCTCTGGCATTTTATCCCAAAGGAAGTACAATTTTCATTGAACATCCAGAAATGCATCTTCATCCAAAACTTCAGTATGAACTTGCTGAGTTCTTCTTAATGGTATCAAAGAAGAGAGAGTATCAACTGATAATTGAGACTCATTCGGAGCACTTGCTATATGGGTTGTTAAATGCCGTAGCCTCGAGACGTTTATCGCCAGAGGAACTCGTTATTTACTCATCACAGAAAGAGCAAGAAGAGTCAGTCTTTAATAGGCTTATTGTTCATGAAGACGGAAGTGTTGAAGGGGATCTTCAAGACTTTTTTGAAGCAGATATAGATGTATTCCTTGATTGGCTAAAAGCATGA
- a CDS encoding fibrillarin-like rRNA/tRNA 2'-O-methyltransferase: MNVKKHKFPGVYTVIEDDGSERIATKNLVPGQKVYGERIVKWKGEEYRIWNPNRSKLAAAILNDLKNFPIKPGTTVLYLGIASGTTASHVSDIIGWEGKIFGIEFSPRVLRELVPLVEERRNIVPILGDATKPEEYRALVTKVDVIFEDVAQPTQAKILIDNAKAYLKSGGYGMISIKSRSIDVTKEPEEVFREVEKELSEYFEVVERISLEPYEKDHALIVVRKP; encoded by the coding sequence ATGAACGTTAAAAAGCATAAATTCCCTGGAGTCTATACTGTTATTGAAGATGACGGAAGTGAAAGAATAGCAACTAAAAATCTAGTGCCCGGTCAAAAGGTTTATGGAGAGAGAATAGTCAAATGGAAAGGCGAGGAATATAGAATCTGGAATCCAAACAGGTCAAAGCTTGCCGCGGCAATTCTCAACGACCTCAAAAATTTCCCAATAAAGCCCGGAACTACTGTCCTTTACCTGGGAATAGCAAGCGGTACTACGGCTTCACACGTAAGCGACATCATAGGCTGGGAAGGAAAAATCTTCGGTATTGAGTTCTCACCGAGAGTCCTTAGAGAATTAGTTCCCCTTGTGGAAGAGAGAAGAAATATCGTACCCATCTTAGGTGACGCAACAAAACCTGAAGAGTATAGGGCCCTTGTTACAAAAGTGGATGTAATTTTTGAGGACGTTGCCCAGCCAACACAAGCCAAAATACTCATTGATAACGCAAAGGCCTACTTGAAGAGCGGCGGATATGGAATGATTTCAATTAAGAGCAGAAGCATAGACGTGACAAAAGAACCTGAAGAAGTTTTTAGAGAAGTTGAAAAAGAACTCAGTGAATACTTTGAGGTAGTTGAAAGAATTTCACTAGAGCCCTACGAGAAAGACCACGCCTTGATAGTTGTCAGAAAGCCTTAA
- a CDS encoding C/D box methylation guide ribonucleoprotein complex aNOP56 subunit (functions along with aFIB and aL7a; guides 2'-O-methylation of ribose to specific sites in RNAs), with protein sequence MKAYISENVQGIYAFDEGGNLIGKRIFTESPEAALDKLLKGEIIDDLLDLLEELKENGYSRFAVEHPELSRKVREAGFDVDVEFPNLAGEKLRENPEEFLGSDWFEKYFKTSINLTRARIQEQSGARDKMIIQAIEALDDIDKVINLLVSRLREWYSLHFPEIDEILPKHPQYVAFIKKIGNRKNITRENLESFGLGENKIARVLEVKEKTMGAWMDQKDITVIQNLAKEIEDLYKLRSEIEDYIERAMDDVAPNLKALVGAKLGARLISLAGGLKELALMPSSTIQVLGAEKALFRHLRSGAKPPKHGIIYQYPAINKSPWWQRGKIARALAGKLAIAARVDYFSGEYIAEELKNEIEIRIKEIKEKYPNPPKRKEKPVKKEKKKKFKKKGKEKKFRGKEKKQKKGGERARRR encoded by the coding sequence ATGAAAGCATACATAAGCGAAAATGTACAGGGGATTTATGCCTTTGATGAGGGTGGCAATCTCATTGGAAAGAGAATCTTCACAGAGAGTCCAGAAGCCGCACTAGACAAACTACTTAAGGGAGAAATCATTGATGACCTCCTTGATCTTTTGGAAGAATTGAAAGAAAATGGATATTCAAGGTTTGCTGTCGAGCACCCTGAACTAAGTAGAAAAGTCAGAGAAGCTGGGTTTGACGTTGATGTGGAATTTCCAAACCTGGCAGGGGAGAAGCTTAGAGAAAATCCAGAAGAATTCTTAGGGTCAGATTGGTTTGAAAAATACTTTAAAACAAGTATAAATCTCACAAGAGCTAGGATACAAGAGCAAAGTGGTGCAAGAGATAAAATGATAATTCAAGCCATAGAGGCGCTGGATGATATTGATAAAGTCATTAACCTCCTAGTTTCAAGACTTAGAGAATGGTACTCACTTCACTTCCCCGAAATCGATGAGATTCTGCCCAAGCACCCACAATATGTTGCCTTTATTAAAAAAATTGGAAACAGAAAAAATATCACGAGGGAAAACCTAGAATCTTTTGGTCTAGGTGAAAACAAGATAGCAAGAGTTTTGGAAGTCAAAGAAAAAACAATGGGTGCCTGGATGGACCAAAAAGATATCACAGTTATCCAAAACCTCGCTAAAGAAATAGAAGATTTATACAAACTAAGAAGTGAGATAGAAGATTACATTGAGAGAGCTATGGATGACGTCGCGCCCAATCTAAAAGCTCTAGTAGGTGCAAAGCTTGGAGCCAGGTTAATAAGCTTGGCTGGAGGATTGAAAGAACTGGCCCTGATGCCATCCTCTACTATTCAGGTTTTAGGTGCAGAAAAAGCATTGTTCAGGCACTTAAGGAGCGGTGCTAAACCTCCAAAGCATGGTATTATCTACCAGTATCCTGCAATTAACAAATCTCCCTGGTGGCAGAGGGGAAAAATTGCAAGAGCTTTGGCTGGAAAATTAGCCATTGCTGCTAGAGTGGACTACTTCTCCGGCGAATATATAGCAGAAGAACTCAAAAATGAGATCGAGATTAGAATAAAGGAGATCAAAGAGAAGTATCCAAACCCTCCAAAACGAAAAGAAAAACCAGTGAAGAAAGAGAAGAAGAAAAAATTCAAAAAGAAAGGGAAAGAGAAGAAATTCAGAGGAAAAGAGAAAAAGCAAAAGAAAGGAGGAGAGAGAGCCAGGAGGAGGTGA
- a CDS encoding hydroxymethylglutaryl-CoA synthase — protein MRRLLKPIKDVGIVGYGAYVPMFRIKNEEIGRVWGVNGFPIQEKSVNNLDEDAITIGIEAARNALKRARINPREIRALWFGTESKPYAVKPSATVIAEAIGATPDLDAADFEFACKAGTEALQAAIGFVGSGMAKYAMAIGADTSQGRPGDHLEFTASAGGAAYIVGEKTSDTLAYFEGSYSYVTDTPDFWRRQHEHYPRHGNRFTGEPAYFHQIISAAKGLMEELDYSPSDFDFAVFHQPNVKFPLTVAKILGIPKEKVLPGLLSGIIGNTYSGATLVGISAVLDIAKPGDRILWVSFGSGAGSDAFSLIVQDAIEEKRELAPKTMDYVNRKKYLDYALYAKHRGKYIL, from the coding sequence ATGAGACGGCTATTAAAACCAATTAAGGATGTAGGGATTGTTGGGTATGGTGCATATGTGCCAATGTTTAGAATTAAAAACGAGGAAATTGGTAGAGTATGGGGTGTCAATGGGTTCCCCATACAAGAAAAATCTGTAAACAACTTGGATGAAGATGCAATTACTATTGGAATTGAAGCTGCGAGAAATGCTCTTAAAAGAGCTCGTATAAACCCAAGAGAAATTAGAGCACTTTGGTTTGGTACAGAATCGAAGCCTTATGCTGTTAAACCTTCTGCAACCGTGATAGCTGAAGCAATTGGAGCAACCCCTGATTTGGATGCAGCGGATTTTGAGTTTGCATGTAAGGCTGGAACTGAAGCCCTTCAAGCTGCAATAGGTTTTGTTGGGAGCGGAATGGCTAAATATGCTATGGCAATAGGAGCTGACACTTCTCAAGGAAGGCCCGGAGATCACTTGGAATTTACTGCATCGGCCGGAGGAGCCGCCTATATTGTGGGAGAAAAAACTTCTGATACATTAGCTTATTTTGAAGGAAGTTACTCTTATGTAACTGACACGCCAGATTTCTGGAGAAGGCAACACGAACATTATCCAAGACACGGAAATAGATTTACTGGAGAACCAGCTTATTTCCACCAAATAATAAGTGCTGCAAAAGGTCTAATGGAAGAACTTGATTATTCTCCAAGTGATTTTGATTTCGCTGTTTTTCACCAGCCAAATGTCAAGTTTCCCCTCACAGTAGCAAAAATTCTTGGGATTCCAAAAGAGAAAGTTCTTCCAGGGTTGCTTAGTGGGATAATAGGGAACACATACAGCGGTGCAACCCTTGTGGGTATTTCGGCTGTTTTGGACATAGCAAAGCCGGGAGATAGAATTCTTTGGGTAAGCTTTGGAAGCGGAGCAGGAAGCGATGCATTTAGCCTTATTGTACAAGATGCAATTGAGGAGAAGAGAGAGCTAGCACCAAAGACAATGGACTATGTTAACAGGAAGAAATATCTTGATTATGCTCTATACGCAAAGCACAGAGGTAAGTACATCTTGTGA
- a CDS encoding thiolase domain-containing protein, with protein sequence MRKPVIIGVGLTPVGEHWRLGLRDLAVEALLNAMEDAGIDKVDSLYVGNMASGSFVEQENLGALIADWAGLGNIPAVKVEAACASGGAAVQEGVKAVMSGLEDVVAVVGVEKMTDAWPSDATRYLAYAADAEWELFHGVSFVALNALAMRLYMKEYGYTEEDLALFAVNAHTNGAKNSYAMFKKPITVETVMKSSYVADPIKLFDASPIADGAAAVIITTEEKAKEFVDKAKIVEVAGMGRAIDTINLANRREFLFLKAAKVAAERAYKMAGISVGDIDFFEVHDAFTIMAALSLESIGAVERGKGAMLAKEGQIAIDGDYPIQTLGGLKARGHPVGATGVYQTVEAVWQLRGEAPNQVPNAEIGLTQNIGGTGSNITVTILRRV encoded by the coding sequence ATGAGGAAGCCAGTGATTATTGGTGTGGGGCTAACTCCGGTTGGAGAACACTGGAGACTTGGTCTTAGGGACCTAGCAGTTGAAGCATTGCTCAATGCCATGGAGGATGCAGGCATTGATAAGGTGGATTCCCTCTATGTGGGAAATATGGCCTCAGGTTCATTCGTTGAGCAAGAAAACCTTGGTGCATTAATAGCTGACTGGGCAGGTCTTGGAAATATTCCAGCGGTTAAAGTCGAAGCTGCATGTGCTTCTGGAGGAGCTGCCGTTCAAGAGGGAGTAAAAGCAGTTATGAGCGGCCTTGAAGATGTTGTTGCCGTTGTAGGCGTTGAAAAGATGACCGATGCATGGCCAAGCGACGCTACAAGGTACCTCGCTTATGCTGCGGATGCAGAGTGGGAGCTCTTCCACGGGGTGAGCTTTGTTGCTTTAAACGCTCTCGCCATGAGGCTCTACATGAAGGAATACGGCTATACCGAAGAGGATTTGGCGCTATTTGCGGTTAACGCTCACACAAACGGTGCTAAAAACTCATATGCAATGTTCAAAAAGCCGATAACAGTTGAGACCGTTATGAAGAGCTCCTATGTAGCTGATCCGATAAAGCTCTTTGATGCTTCCCCAATAGCCGACGGGGCTGCCGCGGTAATAATAACCACTGAAGAAAAAGCCAAGGAATTCGTGGATAAGGCGAAGATAGTCGAAGTTGCCGGAATGGGGAGGGCAATAGATACGATAAACCTAGCAAACAGAAGGGAGTTCCTATTCCTCAAGGCTGCAAAGGTTGCTGCTGAGAGGGCATACAAAATGGCGGGAATTAGCGTTGGTGACATAGACTTCTTTGAGGTTCACGATGCCTTTACTATAATGGCTGCCCTAAGTTTGGAGTCAATAGGTGCTGTAGAGAGAGGAAAAGGCGCAATGCTTGCAAAAGAGGGGCAGATAGCCATAGATGGAGACTATCCGATTCAAACTTTGGGTGGACTGAAAGCAAGAGGGCATCCGGTAGGAGCAACTGGAGTTTATCAAACTGTTGAAGCAGTATGGCAGCTTAGGGGAGAGGCTCCAAATCAAGTGCCAAATGCTGAGATAGGATTGACACAAAACATAGGTGGAACTGGTTCAAATATAACTGTAACCATATTAAGGAGGGTCTGA
- a CDS encoding Zn-ribbon domain-containing OB-fold protein, which yields MGRPMQVSRYWRHFKEKYRLIGGKCKNCGHVHFPKRPICPECGSQEIEDFQFSGKGKVVSWTIVRNPPSGYEYYKPYPIALVELEEGPVVLTQLTDVDPEEIYFGMEVEMVTRKVREFEEDGIILYGYKFRPPIK from the coding sequence ATGGGAAGGCCAATGCAAGTTTCTAGATATTGGAGACACTTTAAAGAAAAGTATCGCCTCATAGGTGGTAAATGTAAGAACTGTGGTCATGTTCACTTCCCAAAGAGGCCCATATGTCCCGAATGTGGAAGCCAGGAGATAGAGGACTTCCAGTTCAGCGGGAAAGGTAAAGTAGTTAGCTGGACTATAGTGAGAAACCCACCAAGCGGTTATGAGTACTACAAGCCCTATCCAATAGCCCTAGTTGAGCTTGAGGAGGGGCCGGTGGTTTTGACCCAGCTCACAGATGTTGATCCAGAGGAAATATACTTTGGAATGGAAGTGGAAATGGTCACGAGAAAAGTAAGGGAGTTCGAAGAAGACGGAATAATCTTGTATGGTTATAAGTTCAGGCCTCCGATAAAGTGA
- a CDS encoding DMT family transporter, translating to MSYYPYEHNTWCSAGDLSGFFIGFGSVFSKILMKTITPFAINIIRLIIGGVFYFVALLYLGFPSFSREVWAILILSGILGFTVADWMFLEGINYLGVSRASLLLTSSPP from the coding sequence GTGAGCTATTACCCTTATGAACATAATACTTGGTGTAGTGCTGGTGATCTCAGCGGCTTTTTCATTGGCTTTGGCTCGGTGTTTTCTAAAATACTGATGAAAACTATAACTCCCTTTGCCATAAATATCATTAGGCTTATAATAGGTGGCGTTTTTTATTTTGTGGCACTTTTGTATCTTGGATTTCCTTCTTTTAGTCGGGAAGTATGGGCTATCTTAATCCTTTCAGGAATTTTAGGGTTCACTGTGGCAGATTGGATGTTTCTTGAGGGAATAAACTACCTTGGGGTTTCGAGGGCCTCCCTACTGCTGACCTCATCCCCGCCCTAA
- a CDS encoding GNAT family N-acetyltransferase produces MDAEEEHKNNNNKIKIEKLKRMDQETLETLVEIYMRGYEGMREYGGEGESYAKRYLRWCWSKASDGFFVAKDRDRVVGFIVCDNDWHSRYENKIVGAIHEFVVDKGYQGKNVGTKLMDRCLEHLSKYNNRIELWVGEKNKKAIEFYEKLGFKVVGKSGIWVRMVKDLKRESDSQTKENQQKQQYKN; encoded by the coding sequence ATGGATGCAGAAGAGGAGCACAAGAACAATAACAACAAAATCAAGATAGAGAAGCTCAAGAGAATGGATCAGGAGACTCTTGAAACCCTCGTAGAGATTTATATGAGAGGTTACGAAGGGATGAGGGAATACGGCGGTGAAGGAGAAAGTTATGCCAAGCGATACCTTCGCTGGTGCTGGAGCAAGGCCAGTGATGGATTCTTTGTTGCAAAGGACAGAGACAGAGTAGTGGGTTTTATTGTATGCGATAATGATTGGCATAGTCGGTATGAAAACAAGATTGTGGGAGCTATTCATGAGTTCGTAGTTGATAAAGGTTATCAAGGGAAAAATGTTGGAACGAAATTGATGGATAGGTGCTTAGAACACCTAAGCAAATACAACAACAGAATAGAGCTATGGGTCGGAGAAAAGAACAAAAAAGCAATAGAATTTTACGAGAAACTTGGCTTTAAAGTTGTCGGCAAGAGTGGGATCTGGGTGAGGATGGTAAAAGATCTAAAGAGAGAATCAGATTCTCAAACAAAAGAAAACCAACAAAAGCAACAGTACAAAAACTAA
- a CDS encoding multiprotein bridging factor aMBF1: protein MAKAKPRICEICGAEIGGKGHTVKIEGAELLVCHRCYEKYGRKKPGTWSPMPTGREPRRRYASKPRSKPAPTRRKPLYTEDIVEDYADRVREAIQKSGLSYEELSHMVGLSTNLIRRIAHGEYIPTIDEAKKLERYFKIKLIERVEEEVKEKASIPKDYEPTLGDIANIRVKKKKK, encoded by the coding sequence ATGGCAAAAGCCAAACCAAGAATTTGTGAAATCTGTGGAGCAGAAATAGGAGGTAAAGGCCATACAGTGAAAATAGAAGGTGCTGAGCTTTTAGTGTGCCACAGATGTTATGAAAAGTATGGTAGGAAAAAACCTGGCACTTGGAGTCCAATGCCAACGGGAAGAGAACCTAGGAGGAGATACGCTTCAAAACCAAGATCTAAACCAGCTCCAACAAGACGGAAACCACTGTATACAGAGGATATAGTGGAAGATTATGCGGATAGAGTGAGAGAGGCCATTCAAAAAAGCGGGTTAAGCTACGAAGAGCTTTCCCATATGGTGGGCCTTTCTACGAATTTAATTAGAAGAATAGCACATGGAGAGTATATACCCACCATAGACGAAGCGAAGAAGTTGGAGCGCTACTTTAAAATAAAGCTCATTGAAAGGGTCGAAGAGGAAGTGAAGGAGAAAGCGAGTATACCAAAGGATTACGAGCCAACACTTGGAGATATTGCTAATATCAGAGTCAAGAAGAAAAAGAAGTAG
- a CDS encoding DUF356 domain-containing protein, which translates to MLNTMVLIRTDNFDKALIALADLVRYAGMEIRGKPKIIPPALSDWAVEKIVGEEPKKKYRAHVVAQVDLPPAKAIGRLREIHPPAHIIVIPPDTPVHKELLKLWGTFEVLKGFYPPKKVQEEEIEEE; encoded by the coding sequence ATGTTAAACACGATGGTTTTGATAAGGACAGACAACTTCGACAAGGCTCTAATAGCATTGGCTGATTTAGTGAGATATGCTGGGATGGAAATACGGGGTAAGCCGAAGATAATACCCCCAGCCCTTTCAGATTGGGCCGTTGAAAAAATTGTAGGAGAAGAACCCAAGAAAAAATATCGGGCTCATGTTGTGGCCCAAGTAGATCTACCACCTGCCAAGGCCATAGGGAGATTAAGGGAGATACACCCCCCTGCTCATATAATCGTAATTCCTCCAGATACTCCCGTTCACAAAGAACTCCTTAAACTATGGGGGACATTTGAAGTATTGAAAGGTTTTTATCCACCAAAGAAGGTTCAAGAAGAGGAAATTGAAGAGGAATAG